One uncultured Draconibacterium sp. genomic window, TTTCTTTGTCCACCATACCCCGAATCATTTTAACCTAACTACTAAAACTATCTATTAACTAAACCTAAATCCTATTTTTACACATCTTATAACAGCAACAATTTTTGTGAAAATTCACTAACTATAATCCAATGTTTTTTAAAGCGCTAACTGTTTAAATATCAAATCCAGTTTCCATAACTTTGGTCCTCTTTTTACAACATATATTCCTGCTGGAAGAGCTTTGGCAGCATCCCATCACTGAGTTATTGTAACTTAAACAGCCCTGAACATCGTAATTGTTCCATTGCCAGATTCCGGATTCCCCACCATTAAACCATTGACTTGAAGTAATTGCCACGCCGTGAAAGTTCACTCTATTCCCATGCATTTATTTTAAAAACCTTCCATCATCATGTAATTCGGGTGTTGGCATTCCTTCACATGTTGACGATATATAAAAACCAAGTATTAACACAACCTGTAAAACCAGTCGGGCAAGCAGTCTCTTCATAAGCAGGTAAGTCTTTTCCTTTTATCCTTTTCCAAACACAGCCCAAAATTTTTACGTTAGCCTTATTAGAGAAAAGTGAGTAATTGTGCCAATCACTCAACAATAATAAAATTAACTATTGCAATTATAGAAGAACTTATCCAGTCACTATTTTACTAATAGATAATTGATATTTAAAAATAGATACAGACCACTAACAAAATTTCAGAAAAGATTATATATCTATTTGTTACCAAACCATTTATTGCGAGAAAACTAAAACAGGAACTATTCCTATAAAAAAGGAAGCTGTTAAGCTTCCTTTAATCCGACCTATCCACTATGTATGGCAAATCCTATTTTAACTGAACCAGTACAACCGATTTAGAAGGCAGCTCAACGGTTAGGTTGCCATCTTTTGATTTTTCCACACTGAACGCTTTTAAACTCACCGCTTCATTTTTGCCAAAATCGTTATACGCATTCATTTTATCAGCAGTAAGTTCCTCGCCGCTTACAAATGAAAAATCGCTTCCTGTTATATCAATTTCTACACTTTCGCTTTTGTTTGGATTCAGGTTACATAACGTAATAGAAATAACACCATCTTTAGTTGACGCCGATACATTTACAGTAGGAACCGACTCCCCGTTCATTTCGTACTTGCTGGTTTTAAGGTTCGCCGGAATTAGCGTTGCATCCTGGTGTACACTATACATTTTAAATACGTAATACGTTGGAGTTAACACCATTTCATCGTCTTTGGTTAAAATAACCGATTGCAGCACGTTAATGGTTTGTGCAATGTTCGACATTTTAACACGATCGGCGTGATTATTAAAAATATTGAGGTTTATACCGGCAACCAGTGCATCGCGCAAGGTATTTTGCTGATAAAGAAATCCGGGATTGGTTCCGGGTTCCACATCAAACCAGTTTCCCCATTCATCAACAATTAAACCAACACGCCTATTAGGATCGTATTTATCCATAATGGTTGAATGTTTTTGGATGAGTTCATCCATAAACAAGGTTTTGCTAAGCGTGGTAAACCATTCTTTTTCATCAAAATCAGTAGCCGATCCTTTTTTACTCCAGTTATGTGTGATGGTGTAATAGTGCAGTGATAATCCTTGCATCAGGTTTCTTTTATCCTGCATTTTTTTCATTAAAACATCAGTCCAGTTATAGTCAATATCGCTGGCACCACAGGCAATTTTATATTCAGCTCCACGGCTATAAGTTGCAAAGTGTTTGTAAACATCGGCATAATACTCAGGCGTCATATTTCCACCGCAGCCCCAGTTTTCGTTGCCTATTCCCCAGTACTTAACATCCCATGGTTCTTCGCGTCCGTTTTTCTTTCTTAAATCGGTCATCGGGCTAATGTTCGACGATGTTACGTATTCCATCCATTCCGAAGCTTCCCGAACGGTACCCGATCCAACGTTTACATTTATGTATGGTTCAGCATTTATCAAATCACAAAAATCAAGAAATTCGTGTGTCCCAAAGCTGTTATCTTCGGTAACTCCACCCCAGTGCACATTTACCATCGATGGGCGTTCTTCGCGCGGGCCAATGCCGTCTTTCCAGTTGTAGGTATCGGCAAAACAACCTC contains:
- a CDS encoding alpha-N-arabinofuranosidase, with product MMTRMKLTVAVLLVLTSNVLFGQTKITLYSDQAETKINKEIYGHFAEHLGRCIYGGIFVGEDSNIPNTRGFRDDVIGALIDMKIPLLRWPGGCFADTYNWKDGIGPREERPSMVNVHWGGVTEDNSFGTHEFLDFCDLINAEPYINVNVGSGTVREASEWMEYVTSSNISPMTDLRKKNGREEPWDVKYWGIGNENWGCGGNMTPEYYADVYKHFATYSRGAEYKIACGASDIDYNWTDVLMKKMQDKRNLMQGLSLHYYTITHNWSKKGSATDFDEKEWFTTLSKTLFMDELIQKHSTIMDKYDPNRRVGLIVDEWGNWFDVEPGTNPGFLYQQNTLRDALVAGINLNIFNNHADRVKMSNIAQTINVLQSVILTKDDEMVLTPTYYVFKMYSVHQDATLIPANLKTSKYEMNGESVPTVNVSASTKDGVISITLCNLNPNKSESVEIDITGSDFSFVSGEELTADKMNAYNDFGKNEAVSLKAFSVEKSKDGNLTVELPSKSVVLVQLK